Proteins encoded together in one Quercus lobata isolate SW786 chromosome 3, ValleyOak3.0 Primary Assembly, whole genome shotgun sequence window:
- the LOC115979112 gene encoding uncharacterized protein LOC115979112 → MSLITEEIKAKAEYYQGDKLCQEKSKFLLTEMGLPNGLLPLQDIEECGYVKETGFVWLKQKKSTTHKFEKIGKLVSYATEVTAYVEPKKIKKLSGVKTKELLVWITLNEIFVDDPPTGKITFKTPTGLFRTFPVSAFEVEEEVKEKEAVEAVKEI, encoded by the coding sequence atgtcTCTAATCACAGAGGAAATCAAGGCCAAGGCTGAGTACTACCAAGGAGATAAGCTCTGTCAGGAGAAATCAAAGTTTTTGCTCACAGAAATGGGCTTGCCTAATGGCTTATTGCCTTTGCAAGACATTGAGGAATGTGGGTATGTGAAAGAAACTGGCTTTGTGTGGCTAAAGCAGAAAAAGAGCACAACCCACAAGTTTGAAAAGATTGGCAAGCTTGTTTCTTATGCCACTGAAGTCACAGCCTATGTTGAGcccaaaaaaatcaagaagCTAAGTGGGGTTAAGACCAAGGAGCTTTTGGTTTGGATTACACTCAATGAAATCTTTGTGGATGATCCTCCAACTGGAAAGATTACTTTCAAGACTCCTACTGGGCTGTTCAGGACATTCCCTGTTTCAGCTTTTGAAGTTGAGGAGGAAGTCAAGGAAAAGGAAGCTGTGGAAGCTGTTAAAGAAATCTGA
- the LOC115980420 gene encoding intermediate cleaving peptidase 55, mitochondrial-like translates to MDLLLKEGEMTPGITTEEYISRRNRLLDLLPKNSLAIIAAAPVKMMTDVVPYTFRQDADYLYITGCQQPGGVAVLGHNCGLCMFMPEADSHDVIWQGQIAGVDAALEIFRAKKAYPMRELHKYLPDMIYGRSKLFHNRQTAIPTYMKLEYFQKLAKNGKVGDLSTLTHELRWIKSPAELKLMKESASIACQALLQTMFHSKTYPYEGMLSAKVEYECRMRGAQRMVFNPVVGGGPNASVIHYSRNDQKIKDGELVLMDVGCELHGYASDLTRTWPPCGRFSSAQEELYDLILETNKECLKLCKPGATISQIHNYSAEMLRKGFKEIGILKDEGNSLYNMLNPTSIGHNLGMDVHDSSMISYSRPLEPGAVITIEPGVYISSFLDVPERYRGIGIRIEDEVLITDTGHEVLTGSMPKEVKHIESLLNNFHPGMGMESHNNIRAASNR, encoded by the exons ATGGACTTG ttacTGAAAGAAGGGGAGATGACACCTGGAATAACTACCGAGGAATACATCTCAAGGAGAAATAGGTTGTTGGATCTTCTTCCAAAAAATAGTCTGGCCATAATTGCAGCTGCCCCTGTAAAGATGATGACAGATGTTGTGCCTTACACATTTCGACAAGACGCTGATTATTTGTATATTACTGGCTGCCAACAACCTGGTGGCGTGGCAGTTTTAGGTCATAACTGTGGTTTATGCATGTTCATGCCAGAAGCAGACTCTCAT GATGTTATTTGGCAAGGGCAAATTGCTGGAGTTGATGCAGCATTAGAAATTTTCCGTGCTAAGAAGGCATATCCAATGCGCGAATTACATAAG TACCTTCCAGATATGATATACGGACGCTCCAAATTGTTCCACAACAGGCAGACAGCCATACCAACATATATGAAATTGGAGTACTTTCAAAAGCTTGCTAAGAATGGCAAAGTGGGAGACCTGTCTACTTTGACTCATGAGTTACGTTGGATAAAGTCACCAGCAGAGCTCAAGTTAATGAAAGAATCTGCATCAATTGCTTGCCAG GCACTTCTGCAGACGATGTTTCACTCCAAGACATATCCTTATGAGGGCATGCTGTCAGCAAAGGTTGAATATGAATGCCGAATGAGAGGTGCTCAAAGAATGGT ATTCAACCCTGTCGTTGGTGGTGGGCCAAATGCTAGTGTTATACATTATTCTCGAAATGATCAGAAG ATTAAAGATGGGGAACTTGTTTTGATGGATGTTGGATGTGAGTTGCATGGTTATGCCAGTGACCTTACTCGTACCTGGCCACCCTGTGGAAGATTTTCTTCTGCTCAA GAAGAACTTTATGATCTTATACTAGAAACAAACAAGGAATGCCTGAAGCTTTGCAAACCTGGTGCTACCATAAGTCAAATACACAATTATTCA GCGGAAATGCTGCGCAAAGGATTCAAGGAGATTGGAATTTTAAAAGATGAGGGAAACAGTTTATACAATATGCTGAACCCCACTTCTATAG GTCACAATCTAGGAATGGATGTTCATGATTCTTCCATGATCAGCTATAGCCGGCCCTTGGAGCCAGGTGCT GTGATAACAATTGAACCAGGAGTCTACATCTCATCTTTTTTGGATGTTCCAGAGAG GTATCGAGGCATTGGGATAAGGATTGAGGATGAGGTCCTCATTACAGACACTGGTCATGAG GTCCTCACCGGGTCAATGCCAAAAGAAGTTAAACACATTGAATCATTGCTAAACAACTTCCACCCTGGAATGGGGATGGAGAGCCATAACAATATCAGGGCTGCATCCAATAGATAA
- the LOC115979158 gene encoding uncharacterized protein LOC115979158, which translates to MSLVTEEIKAKAEYYQGHQFCQEKSKFLLTEMGLPNGLLPLQDIEECGYVKETGFVWLRQKRSITHKFEKIGKLVSYATEVSAYIEHKKIKRLSGVRAKELLIWVTLNEIFVDDPPTDKIIIKSLTGLSRTLPVSAFEIEDGKDL; encoded by the coding sequence ATGTCTCTGGTTACAGAGGAAATCAAGGCCAAGGCTGAGTACTACCAAGGGCATCAGTTCTGTCAAGAGAAGTCAAAGTTTTTGCTCACAGAAATGGGCTTGCCCAATGGCTTATTGCCACTGCAAGACATTGAGGAATGTGGGTATGTGAAAGAAACTGGCTTTGTGTGGCTAAGGCAGAAAAGGAGCATAACCCACAAGTTTGAAAAGATTGGCAAGCTTGTTTCTTATGCCACTGAAGTCTCAGCTTATATtgagcacaaaaaaatcaagagGCTTAGTGGGGTCAGGGCCAAGGAGCTTTTGATTTGGGTTACACTCAATGAAATCTTTGTGGATGATCCTCCAACTGATAAAATTATTATCAAGAGTCTTACAGGGCTGTCCAGGACCTTGCCAGTTTCAGCTTTTGAAATTGAGGATGGAAAAGATCTCTGA